In a single window of the Lebetimonas sp. JH292 genome:
- a CDS encoding STT3 domain-containing protein has product MFYILVAYIFNIWVRFIYVDIISQIPVWQFNGTYIINNPDGFYYAEGARDFINGFHQKNDLSPIYNVTSDFTALVSEFFHIPLDKVIFYLPGIIGSLLALPLILIGEAIGGAFLGFLAALMAPMVWSYYHRTMFGYYDTDMLTVVLPTFAIWGVLWSLKNKNVKYFFLTPLIELYNVANGIFIMSFVYLLYLKFVKKENIFIESLFLLFLIVPLLPIDIKIKIAVLIFLQISVSYIKNKINLNF; this is encoded by the coding sequence TTGTTTTATATATTAGTAGCTTATATTTTTAATATATGGGTTAGGTTTATATATGTGGATATAATTTCTCAAATCCCTGTCTGGCAGTTTAACGGCACTTATATTATAAATAATCCGGATGGGTTTTATTATGCAGAGGGTGCAAGGGATTTTATAAACGGATTTCACCAAAAAAACGACCTCTCTCCTATTTATAATGTTACTTCAGATTTTACTGCGCTTGTGAGTGAATTTTTTCATATTCCTCTGGATAAAGTAATTTTTTATTTACCAGGAATTATCGGAAGTTTGCTTGCTCTACCTTTAATTCTGATTGGTGAAGCAATAGGGGGCGCGTTTTTAGGATTTTTGGCAGCTCTTATGGCGCCTATGGTTTGGAGTTATTATCACAGGACGATGTTTGGATATTATGATACAGATATGTTGACGGTCGTACTCCCCACATTTGCAATATGGGGGGTGCTGTGGAGTTTAAAAAATAAAAATGTAAAATATTTCTTTTTAACCCCTTTAATTGAACTTTATAATGTAGCAAACGGTATTTTTATAATGAGTTTTGTATATTTATTATATTTGAAATTTGTAAAAAAAGAAAATATTTTTATTGAGAGTCTGTTTTTACTGTTTTTGATAGTACCTCTTTTACCAATAGATATAAAAATTAAAATAGCTGTTTTAATATTTCTACAAATATCTGTCTCTTATATAAAAAATAAAATCAATTTAAACTTCTAA
- a CDS encoding asparagine synthase-related protein: MMVKDRLLASDVEVGAFLSGGIDSGLVVAKISEK, from the coding sequence ATGATGGTAAAAGACAGATTATTAGCAAGTGATGTGGAAGTCGGAGCGTTTTTAAGCGGAGGGATTGACAGTGGACTTGTGGTGGCAAAGATAAGTGAAAAATAA
- a CDS encoding sugar transferase has protein sequence MPLYNEEQKKRHDVLPGITGLAQVKGRNAISWRKNF, from the coding sequence TTGCCTTTATATAATGAAGAACAGAAAAAAAGACACGATGTTTTACCCGGAATTACTGGACTTGCTCAGGTTAAAGGAAGAAATGCAATAAGCTGGAGAAAAAATTTTTAA
- a CDS encoding ATP-grasp domain-containing protein, with protein MHSIEEAKILLSKNKNYVFKGYIDATEFTVDVFINKKGAVISIVPRERIEVRCGEINKGRTKKDSLIISEVKRLCNKLNEAYGVLTIQLFTKDNKISFIEINPRFGGGYPLSWQAR; from the coding sequence TTGCATTCAATAGAAGAAGCTAAAATATTGTTAAGTAAAAATAAAAATTATGTATTTAAAGGATATATAGATGCAACAGAGTTTACAGTAGATGTTTTTATAAATAAAAAAGGAGCGGTTATTTCAATTGTGCCAAGAGAGCGAATAGAAGTCAGATGCGGGGAAATTAATAAAGGAAGAACCAAAAAAGACAGTTTAATTATCAGTGAAGTTAAAAGATTATGTAATAAATTAAACGAAGCATATGGCGTATTGACTATTCAACTTTTTACAAAAGATAATAAAATATCTTTTATAGAAATTAATCCCCGCTTTGGAGGTGGATATCCTTTGAGTTGGCAAGCGCGCTGA
- a CDS encoding nucleoside-diphosphate sugar epimerase/dehydratase yields MAYLAGGSVLLVFRYYFIPFPRSVIIIDYFLSILFIGFFRISKRLLIEKLSTDKKPAIIIGANEKSVSLLKQNIPYSVLEIYDNEKNIVGTYLYGYKVGDISEIDGNIKTAIITKEMSQKELDGLVGFLQNRGIEEIKIYNPFENRIKDVSIEDLLARKPKDLDKNAIEQFVKNKKILITGAGGSIGSEIARQCEKYGSSELVLVDNSEFNLYSINEELNIKRKLYLTDVTKRNDLEEIFKNEKPQIVIHAAAYKHVPMCEYNPKSAVINNIMGTKNVIDLSIKYSVKDFILISTDKAVRPTNTMGATKRICELYAQNIDSKDTKISAVRFGNVLGSSGSVVPKFKKLIEYNKPLTVTHPEITRYFMLIPEACQLVLQAGSMAKRGEIFILDMGEPVKIVDLAKKMLRLYGKDENSIEFVGLRPGEKLYEELLIDEADKKTKYKDIFVAKPTFIDINYLMKKIDELIKLNNKKEIVKKLKEIVPEFEHRD; encoded by the coding sequence TTGGCTTATTTGGCAGGAGGGAGTGTTTTACTTGTTTTTAGGTATTATTTTATTCCTTTTCCAAGAAGTGTAATTATAATCGATTATTTTCTCTCAATTCTTTTTATAGGATTTTTCAGAATTTCCAAAAGGCTTTTAATAGAAAAACTCTCAACCGATAAAAAACCGGCTATCATAATAGGGGCTAATGAAAAGAGTGTTTCTCTTCTAAAACAAAATATTCCTTATTCAGTTTTGGAAATTTATGATAATGAAAAAAATATAGTGGGGACATATCTTTACGGATATAAGGTTGGAGATATTTCAGAAATTGACGGCAATATTAAAACGGCAATTATTACAAAGGAGATGAGTCAAAAAGAACTTGACGGGCTGGTAGGATTTTTGCAAAATAGAGGGATTGAAGAAATTAAAATATACAATCCTTTTGAAAATAGAATAAAAGATGTCTCTATTGAAGATTTATTGGCTAGAAAACCGAAAGATTTGGACAAAAACGCTATTGAACAATTTGTAAAGAATAAAAAAATCCTAATCACCGGTGCGGGTGGCAGTATAGGAAGTGAAATAGCGAGACAGTGTGAGAAATACGGCTCAAGTGAGCTTGTTTTGGTGGATAACAGCGAATTTAACTTATATTCGATTAATGAAGAGCTGAATATAAAAAGAAAGCTTTATTTAACGGATGTAACCAAAAGAAACGATTTGGAAGAAATATTTAAAAACGAAAAGCCTCAAATTGTAATCCATGCGGCGGCATACAAGCATGTGCCTATGTGTGAATATAATCCGAAAAGTGCTGTTATCAATAATATCATGGGAACAAAAAACGTAATTGATTTGTCTATAAAATATAGTGTAAAAGATTTTATTTTAATTTCAACCGACAAAGCCGTCAGACCGACTAATACAATGGGTGCGACCAAAAGAATATGTGAGCTGTATGCACAGAATATTGACAGTAAAGATACAAAAATCTCTGCCGTAAGGTTTGGAAATGTGTTGGGCAGCAGCGGAAGTGTTGTGCCAAAGTTTAAAAAACTGATTGAATATAATAAGCCTCTTACCGTCACCCACCCGGAAATTACCCGTTATTTTATGTTAATTCCGGAAGCCTGTCAGCTGGTATTGCAGGCCGGAAGTATGGCAAAAAGGGGTGAAATATTTATTTTGGATATGGGAGAGCCGGTAAAAATTGTAGATTTAGCTAAAAAAATGCTTAGACTTTACGGAAAAGATGAAAACAGTATTGAGTTTGTAGGTCTCAGGCCCGGCGAAAAACTTTATGAAGAACTTTTAATAGATGAAGCTGATAAAAAAACTAAATATAAAGATATTTTTGTGGCAAAACCTACTTTTATTGATATTAATTATTTAATGAAAAAAATTGATGAATTAATAAAATTAAATAATAAAAAAGAGATTGTTAAAAAGTTAAAAGAAATAGTCCCCGAATTTGAACATAGGGATTAA
- a CDS encoding HlyD family secretion protein, translating to MKKRIALIVFGILLAVSVFLLIKYIIFSHNYATSNAVFVKTDSLTNLSFKIPGKIENIYVKEGDSVKKGKLLAKLDTKDLEIQKNGLINQINALKQKIQASIIQKDKLSKDIDENINLINTQIKKLDKLIEAKKYEIKAKESKLQKLANDYKRFSRLYKNRKISYEKYENVKTAFFALQNEINADKKILESMNEDKNALFIKLNIAENNKKEVIRLAKLTDSMKSQLRALNDKLSFVNQHIKESFIYAPFNGEIAKKFENPDEVVNSGSKILSIVNPEDLYVLVLLEETKLKGIKKGNYAKIHIDATGKDYNGYVNKILPASAATFALVPRDISSGEFTKLAQRFYVRIKFKKIPDDVLVGMSGEVEIATFHF from the coding sequence ATGAAAAAAAGAATAGCTTTAATTGTTTTTGGAATACTATTGGCAGTTTCAGTTTTTTTACTGATTAAATATATTATATTTTCACATAATTATGCCACTTCAAATGCCGTGTTTGTAAAAACCGATTCTCTTACAAATCTTTCTTTTAAAATTCCCGGGAAAATAGAAAATATTTATGTAAAAGAGGGTGATAGTGTAAAAAAAGGGAAATTGCTGGCGAAACTTGATACAAAAGATTTGGAAATTCAAAAAAACGGGCTTATTAATCAGATAAACGCTTTAAAGCAAAAAATTCAGGCAAGTATTATCCAAAAAGATAAATTAAGTAAAGATATAGATGAAAATATAAATTTAATAAATACTCAGATTAAGAAGCTTGATAAACTGATTGAAGCAAAAAAGTATGAAATTAAGGCAAAAGAAAGCAAACTTCAAAAACTTGCAAATGATTATAAAAGATTTAGCAGACTATATAAAAACAGAAAAATTTCATATGAAAAATATGAAAATGTAAAAACAGCTTTTTTTGCTTTGCAAAATGAAATAAATGCGGATAAAAAAATTTTGGAAAGTATGAATGAAGATAAAAATGCATTGTTTATAAAATTAAATATTGCAGAGAATAACAAAAAAGAAGTAATTAGATTAGCTAAGTTAACTGATTCAATGAAATCTCAGTTAAGAGCTTTGAATGATAAACTCTCTTTTGTAAACCAGCATATAAAAGAGAGTTTTATATATGCTCCTTTTAACGGGGAAATAGCCAAAAAATTTGAAAACCCCGATGAAGTTGTAAATTCCGGAAGTAAGATTTTAAGTATTGTAAATCCAGAGGATTTGTATGTATTGGTTTTGCTTGAAGAGACTAAATTAAAAGGTATAAAAAAAGGAAACTATGCAAAAATCCATATAGATGCAACGGGCAAGGATTATAACGGATATGTAAATAAAATTTTGCCGGCAAGTGCTGCTACATTTGCGCTCGTCCCAAGAGACATAAGCAGCGGAGAGTTTACAAAATTAGCCCAGAGGTTTTATGTAAGGATTAAATTTAAAAAAATTCCAGATGATGTGCTTGTTGGGATGAGCGGGGAAGTTGAAATAGCAACTTTTCACTTTTAA
- a CDS encoding DHA2 family efflux MFS transporter permease subunit gives MITGAFMAVLDTTIVDIVVPRLKGPLSTDMYGVQWVITAYMTAAAAGLLVVEWLIKRYGNKWVYIVGVGLFSLASFLCGISNSLGFIISARVVQGFAEALIMVTSHMMIFSLFPADKKGVAMGIFALGVAFAPAVGPTLGGYLTEWFSWRAVFFVNVPIGIVLVIFGSLLLPDIGEKENYPLNIISFAFLSISTVALLIMLSKGQQYGWFNSSFIVYLAFASWMAFLFFLISEYFSKNKLFDYSLFKNPFYTLGILIYFVLLGFSMYQYFYMIPVFYEHIKGLSSIQAGLGVLGFGIWIGIVSIIAGNVSDKTGPIPVLTVAVIIYLITSFYLFPPINYYMSFSEAVLRTMPFGISMGMFFAPVTVLIMNAAKNKGEQAIVVMDYVRFVGGSFGTAIATNSMFYYQAKEYEG, from the coding sequence ATCATTACCGGTGCTTTTATGGCTGTTTTGGATACCACGATAGTGGATATTGTGGTGCCTCGCTTAAAAGGACCGCTATCAACCGATATGTACGGGGTTCAATGGGTGATTACGGCATATATGACGGCTGCTGCGGCCGGACTTTTGGTGGTAGAGTGGCTTATTAAAAGATACGGGAACAAATGGGTTTATATAGTAGGGGTTGGACTTTTTAGTCTGGCTTCTTTTCTTTGCGGAATTTCAAATTCACTCGGGTTTATTATAAGTGCAAGGGTAGTTCAGGGATTTGCAGAGGCTCTTATTATGGTTACAAGCCATATGATGATTTTTTCTCTTTTTCCTGCTGATAAAAAAGGTGTGGCAATGGGTATTTTTGCTTTAGGCGTGGCTTTTGCCCCGGCAGTTGGTCCGACGCTCGGCGGGTATCTGACCGAATGGTTTAGCTGGAGGGCCGTATTTTTTGTAAATGTGCCTATAGGTATAGTTTTGGTTATTTTCGGCAGTCTGCTTTTACCGGATATTGGGGAAAAAGAAAATTATCCGCTAAATATAATCTCTTTTGCTTTTCTTTCAATTTCTACCGTGGCTCTTTTGATAATGCTTAGTAAAGGCCAGCAGTATGGATGGTTTAATTCTTCTTTTATAGTTTATTTGGCATTTGCTTCCTGGATGGCTTTTTTATTTTTTTTAATCAGCGAATATTTTTCAAAAAATAAACTGTTTGATTATTCGTTATTTAAAAACCCCTTTTATACACTGGGAATTTTAATCTATTTTGTTTTACTCGGTTTTTCGATGTATCAGTATTTTTATATGATACCTGTATTTTACGAGCATATAAAAGGGCTTAGTTCCATTCAGGCAGGGCTAGGGGTTTTGGGATTTGGAATATGGATAGGGATTGTGAGTATAATTGCGGGGAATGTAAGCGACAAAACCGGTCCCATTCCTGTGCTTACGGTTGCGGTTATAATTTATCTGATAACATCTTTTTATCTTTTTCCGCCGATTAATTACTATATGAGTTTTAGCGAAGCGGTTTTAAGGACAATGCCTTTTGGAATATCTATGGGAATGTTTTTTGCGCCTGTCACGGTGCTTATTATGAATGCCGCTAAAAACAAAGGTGAACAGGCAATTGTGGTTATGGATTATGTGAGGTTTGTGGGAGGGAGTTTCGGTACCGCAATTGCTACAAATTCTATGTTTTATTACCAGGCAAAAGAGTACGAGGGATAG